A region of Salinibacter sp. 10B DNA encodes the following proteins:
- a CDS encoding LysM peptidoglycan-binding domain-containing protein encodes MPLKIDRDQTSSPIVVPVTNSASLTARIVLYDHSTLRAALTGEDPIAVDSLGRVVSVEDDQGRRRRLTSADGTARFDDLRPGTWTLRLVDPSLPDDHVLTQETHTIKLTPGATDSVTVKVVPRSQNDPTASQSGKTLGGEAMPQDRTSASSTDSGRTLTASSSTSDASTDESATGEKHEVKHVEWLAQLSRNYYDTLYCWTVIWEANRDELADPDELHPGMELTIPPAEACTVEKPGPPIPDSLRPSVQRHSLLPPTETVAPPTGHH; translated from the coding sequence ATGCCATTGAAAATCGACCGGGACCAGACGTCGTCTCCCATCGTCGTGCCGGTAACAAATAGTGCCTCGCTGACGGCACGGATCGTGCTGTACGACCATTCTACTCTCCGTGCCGCCCTCACTGGAGAAGACCCGATAGCAGTGGACAGCCTCGGGCGGGTTGTCTCGGTGGAGGATGACCAGGGGCGCCGGCGACGGCTGACGAGTGCAGACGGTACGGCGCGCTTCGACGATCTGCGTCCGGGCACCTGGACGCTTCGTCTCGTCGACCCCTCTTTGCCCGATGATCACGTGTTGACCCAAGAGACCCACACGATTAAGCTGACGCCGGGTGCGACCGATTCGGTTACGGTGAAGGTCGTGCCCCGTTCCCAGAACGACCCGACCGCGTCCCAATCGGGCAAGACGCTCGGTGGGGAGGCAATGCCGCAAGATCGAACGTCAGCTTCGTCGACTGATTCCGGACGGACACTCACCGCATCCTCCTCGACGTCCGATGCGTCCACGGACGAGTCGGCTACCGGCGAGAAGCACGAGGTGAAGCACGTCGAATGGCTTGCTCAGCTCTCGCGCAACTACTACGACACGCTGTACTGCTGGACAGTGATTTGGGAGGCCAACCGAGACGAGCTAGCAGATCCCGACGAGCTGCATCCGGGCATGGAGTTGACGATCCCACCCGCCGAAGCGTGTACCGTCGAGAAGCCGGGACCGCCCATCCCAGACTCGCTTCGGCCCTCCGTACAGCGGCACTCG